The following are encoded together in the Streptomyces sp. NBC_00341 genome:
- a CDS encoding chorismate-binding protein, with the protein MARFGGLVASDLRDVTSDPAALDSSGFWAVSADFEGRLTCARFATVRTAAVPAPVPGGWRGPAAGDWNSSLDRAAYIAAVRRIRAYIAQGEVYQANLCRVMTARLPDPSAADVDALTALLARGNPAPYAGTIRLPAHGVEIATASPELFLRRDGRTVESGPIKGTGRTEDDLLEKDHAENVMIVDLVRNDLGRVCATGSVTVPDLCAVEEHPGLVHLVSTVRGLLAEGTGWPEILAAAFPPGSVTGAPKTSALRIIGELETAPRGPYCGGIGWVDADRATASLAVGIRTFWTDRTGAAPVLRFGTGAGITWGSDPEREWDETELKASRLLAVASGAYEATGRTAP; encoded by the coding sequence ATGGCCCGCTTCGGCGGCCTCGTCGCCTCCGATCTGCGCGATGTGACCAGCGACCCAGCAGCCCTCGACTCGTCCGGCTTCTGGGCCGTCTCCGCCGATTTCGAGGGCCGGCTCACCTGCGCCCGCTTCGCCACCGTACGCACCGCCGCCGTGCCCGCCCCGGTACCGGGCGGCTGGCGCGGTCCCGCCGCCGGTGACTGGAACTCGTCGCTGGACCGCGCCGCGTACATCGCCGCCGTGCGCCGGATCCGGGCGTACATCGCGCAGGGGGAGGTCTACCAGGCCAACCTCTGCCGGGTGATGACGGCCCGGCTGCCCGACCCGTCCGCAGCCGACGTGGACGCCCTCACCGCGCTGCTGGCGCGCGGCAACCCCGCCCCGTACGCGGGAACGATCCGGCTGCCCGCGCACGGCGTGGAGATCGCGACCGCCTCCCCCGAACTGTTCCTCCGCAGGGACGGCCGCACCGTGGAGTCCGGACCGATCAAGGGCACCGGCCGCACGGAGGACGATCTGCTGGAGAAGGACCACGCGGAGAACGTGATGATCGTCGACCTGGTCCGCAACGACCTCGGCCGGGTCTGCGCCACCGGATCGGTCACCGTTCCCGATCTGTGCGCGGTCGAGGAGCACCCGGGACTCGTCCACCTGGTCTCCACGGTGCGCGGGCTGCTGGCGGAGGGGACCGGCTGGCCGGAGATCCTCGCCGCGGCCTTCCCGCCCGGTTCGGTCACCGGCGCCCCCAAGACCAGTGCGCTGAGGATCATCGGCGAACTGGAGACCGCCCCGCGCGGCCCGTACTGCGGCGGCATCGGCTGGGTGGACGCCGACCGCGCCACCGCGTCGCTCGCCGTGGGCATCCGCACCTTCTGGACCGACCGCACCGGGGCCGCCCCCGTCCTGCGCTTCGGCACCGGCGCCGGCATCACCTGGGGATCGGATCCGGAACGGGAATGGGACGAGACCGAACTCAAGGCGTCCAGGCTGCTCGCGGTAGCGTCGGGCGCATACGAAGCAACCGGAAGGACCGCACCATGA
- a CDS encoding TetR/AcrR family transcriptional regulator: protein MTTGQNGLREQKKQATRVALREAALRLALAHGPGNVRVDDIAEAAGVSPRTYNNYFSSREQAIVAAVTAERESRVVAAMAAAPAHVRLADALTEAVLEQYTEPRDRDELLLIIASPALRDTFLDTTAAIEHPLATAIGRRLGDTDTPTARVLAASVAAAVRIALREWLQPPAAPLAAGGLVVPSSSLTELLRSALAVLAPALDAAEEGVQPGAHQSTRATDDAASTSQ, encoded by the coding sequence GTGACAACAGGGCAGAACGGGCTGCGCGAGCAGAAGAAGCAGGCCACCCGGGTGGCATTGCGTGAGGCGGCACTGCGGCTGGCGCTCGCGCACGGGCCCGGCAACGTCCGCGTCGACGACATCGCCGAGGCGGCCGGGGTCTCGCCGAGGACCTACAACAACTACTTCTCCAGTCGCGAACAGGCGATCGTCGCCGCCGTCACCGCGGAACGGGAATCGCGAGTCGTCGCGGCGATGGCAGCGGCGCCCGCCCACGTCCGCCTCGCCGACGCCCTGACCGAAGCGGTTCTGGAGCAGTACACCGAACCGCGTGACCGCGACGAGCTGCTGCTGATCATCGCCAGCCCCGCACTGCGCGACACCTTCCTCGACACCACAGCGGCGATCGAACACCCCCTCGCCACCGCGATCGGCCGGCGTCTCGGCGACACCGACACGCCCACCGCCCGCGTGCTCGCGGCGAGCGTGGCCGCCGCTGTCCGGATCGCACTGCGGGAGTGGCTCCAGCCACCGGCCGCACCCCTCGCAGCCGGTGGGCTCGTCGTGCCGTCCAGCTCGCTGACCGAACTGCTCCGCTCCGCACTGGCCGTACTCGCACCCGCACTCGACGCCGCCGAGGAGGGGGTACAACCGGGCGCGCATCAGTCAACCCGTGCCACTGATGACGCGGCTTCGACGTCGCAGTAG
- a CDS encoding zf-TFIIB domain-containing protein, whose amino-acid sequence MQCPKCHAPMHTYNRNGIQIEQCSGCRGIFLDYGELESLTRMEAQWTQQAPPPPSAPQAYPAAPAPAWGAPQHQQHHGGGHHGHYRQKSFGRMLFSS is encoded by the coding sequence ATGCAGTGTCCCAAGTGCCACGCACCGATGCACACGTACAACCGCAACGGTATTCAGATCGAGCAGTGCAGCGGCTGCCGGGGGATATTCCTGGACTACGGCGAGCTGGAGTCCCTGACCCGCATGGAAGCGCAGTGGACGCAGCAGGCTCCGCCCCCGCCGTCCGCACCGCAGGCCTACCCGGCCGCCCCCGCACCCGCCTGGGGCGCCCCGCAGCACCAGCAGCACCACGGCGGCGGTCACCACGGCCACTACCGGCAGAAGAGCTTCGGCCGGATGCTCTTCTCGTCCTGA
- a CDS encoding DsbA family protein: protein MSDSTPAAPVVLDIWCELQCPDCHHALTDVHALRARYGDRIEVRLRHFPLEKHKHAYAAAQAAEEAAAQGKDWPYIEAVLARTAELGRTGEPLLIEVAEELGLDAEEFDTALIDGRHLLIVDADQAEGKAIGVTGTPTYVIGGERLDGGKSQEGLRERIEEIADRLLAGQG, encoded by the coding sequence ATGAGTGATTCCACCCCCGCTGCGCCGGTCGTCCTCGACATCTGGTGCGAGCTCCAGTGCCCCGACTGCCACCACGCCCTCACCGATGTGCACGCCCTGCGGGCCCGGTACGGCGACCGGATCGAGGTGCGGCTGCGGCACTTCCCGCTGGAGAAGCACAAGCACGCCTACGCCGCCGCACAGGCCGCGGAGGAGGCCGCGGCGCAGGGCAAGGACTGGCCGTACATCGAGGCGGTCCTCGCCCGCACCGCAGAGCTCGGCCGGACCGGCGAGCCGCTGCTGATCGAGGTGGCGGAGGAACTCGGTCTGGACGCGGAGGAGTTCGACACCGCCCTGATCGACGGCCGGCACCTGCTGATCGTCGACGCCGACCAGGCGGAGGGCAAGGCGATCGGGGTCACCGGCACCCCGACCTATGTGATCGGCGGAGAGCGGCTGGACGGCGGCAAGAGCCAGGAGGGTCTGCGCGAGCGGATCGAGGAGATCGCCGACCGGCTGCTCGCCGGACAGGGCTGA
- a CDS encoding CGNR zinc finger domain-containing protein: MLIPHDTRIALETVVALVNTAPESAQPEQGAPADGLAGIPALHAFAARHRMSGVTELDEKDLRAVHDVRARFAAVFAAPDARTAASLVNSLVAAAGTTPQLSDHDGYDWHVHYFAPDASIADHLAADCGMALAFIIVAGETERLRRCEAPDCRHAFVDLSRNRSRRYCSSRTCGNRLHVAAYRARRREAAD; the protein is encoded by the coding sequence GTGCTGATCCCACACGACACCCGGATCGCCCTCGAAACGGTGGTCGCCCTGGTGAACACCGCGCCCGAGAGCGCGCAGCCGGAGCAGGGAGCGCCGGCCGACGGGCTCGCCGGCATCCCCGCACTTCACGCGTTCGCCGCCCGCCACCGCATGAGCGGGGTGACCGAGCTCGACGAGAAGGACCTGCGGGCCGTGCACGACGTACGGGCCCGGTTCGCCGCGGTCTTCGCGGCGCCCGACGCCCGGACCGCCGCCTCGCTCGTCAACTCCCTGGTCGCCGCCGCGGGCACCACGCCGCAGCTCAGCGACCACGACGGCTACGACTGGCACGTGCACTACTTCGCGCCGGACGCCTCGATCGCCGACCACCTGGCCGCCGACTGCGGGATGGCCCTCGCGTTCATCATCGTGGCGGGCGAGACGGAGCGGCTGCGGCGCTGCGAGGCGCCGGACTGCCGGCACGCCTTCGTCGACCTCTCCCGCAACCGTTCCCGCCGCTACTGCTCCAGCCGCACCTGCGGTAACCGCTTGCACGTCGCCGCGTACCGGGCGCGCCGCCGGGAAGCGGCCGACTGA
- a CDS encoding phosphotransferase: MTTAVIRALGALAHDAAHTPAPAGCDCPPPVVLADRADGTVVRSGAVVAKAHAPGTDTAALAARLWLSARPALADVLLAPLPVPAQPPTAPVTAAERPARPSSYLTELHGRPVTLWPYGEPVDPGDPDAAPWEEAAALLARLHRSAYPAPGLPVPPALPAPALPVPGLPAPALPVMRGPAKAALAVDRMRAARPGDPSTVPVLAAWQRLPGWARDETPAPADRARFLCHGDLHLGQLVRHPAPRGRWLLIDVDDAGIGDATWDLARPAAWYAAGLLPPEVWFRFLGAYRAAGGPALPADGDPWPELDVAARALTVQTAALALAKSAAEGRDPDEVEQMMIGSCARIATLPPELATGNAS, from the coding sequence GTGACCACCGCAGTCATACGCGCGCTGGGCGCCCTCGCCCACGACGCGGCCCACACCCCCGCCCCGGCCGGCTGCGACTGCCCGCCGCCCGTCGTGCTCGCGGACCGGGCGGACGGCACCGTGGTCCGCAGTGGTGCGGTCGTCGCCAAGGCCCATGCTCCCGGAACGGACACCGCCGCCCTGGCGGCGCGCCTTTGGCTGTCGGCCCGCCCCGCCCTGGCGGACGTCCTGCTCGCGCCCCTCCCCGTGCCCGCACAGCCGCCGACAGCCCCCGTGACGGCCGCGGAGCGTCCCGCCCGGCCGTCGTCGTACCTCACCGAGCTCCACGGCCGTCCGGTCACCCTGTGGCCCTACGGGGAGCCCGTGGACCCGGGTGACCCGGACGCGGCGCCGTGGGAGGAGGCCGCCGCGCTCCTGGCCCGCCTCCACCGTTCCGCGTATCCGGCTCCGGGGCTTCCGGTACCTCCCGCACTTCCGGCTCCCGCGCTCCCGGTTCCGGGTCTCCCGGCTCCCGCGCTCCCGGTCATGCGGGGGCCCGCGAAGGCGGCGCTGGCCGTGGACCGGATGCGGGCGGCGCGTCCCGGTGACCCGTCCACCGTGCCGGTGCTCGCGGCCTGGCAGCGGCTGCCCGGCTGGGCGCGAGACGAGACCCCCGCCCCCGCGGACCGCGCCCGCTTCCTCTGCCACGGAGATCTGCACCTGGGCCAGCTCGTCCGGCATCCCGCTCCGCGCGGCCGCTGGCTGCTGATCGACGTCGACGACGCGGGCATCGGTGACGCCACCTGGGACCTGGCCAGGCCCGCCGCCTGGTACGCGGCCGGGCTGCTGCCGCCAGAGGTCTGGTTCCGTTTCCTGGGCGCCTACCGGGCCGCCGGCGGGCCCGCGCTGCCCGCAGACGGCGACCCCTGGCCGGAGTTGGACGTCGCCGCCCGCGCCCTGACCGTACAGACCGCGGCACTGGCCCTCGCCAAGTCCGCGGCGGAGGGCCGGGATCCGGATGAGGTGGAACAGATGATGATCGGGAGCTGTGCCCGAATTGCTACTCTCCCACCCGAGTTGGCCACCGGAAACGCGTCGTAG
- a CDS encoding acetylxylan esterase: MPLFDLPLDQLRSYRPEVAEPDDFDAFWRRTLEEAAVHPLDAEFTVYDAALSNVVTHDVSFAGWGGHRIRAWLNVPAGAEGPLPTVVHYLGYGGGRGLPHDHLVWPAAGWATLLVDTRGQGAVNNNSPGSTADPHGGGNPQSPGFMTRGILDPDEYYYRRVFTDAVRAVEVARTHPAVDAERIVVHGGSQGGGIAQAVAGLSPHVRAALIDVPFLTHYRRAVELTDRDPYQEIVRFLSAQNGFSEQVFRTLSYFDGVSFAARATVPALYSVALMDAVCPPSTVFAAYNHWAGPKQIEVYPWNGHEGGGSPHRAVQLRMLRDLG, encoded by the coding sequence GTGCCCCTGTTCGACCTGCCCCTGGACCAACTCCGCTCCTACCGTCCCGAGGTCGCTGAACCCGACGACTTCGATGCCTTCTGGCGGCGCACCCTCGAAGAGGCGGCCGTCCACCCGCTGGACGCCGAATTCACCGTGTACGACGCGGCGTTGAGCAACGTGGTGACCCATGACGTGTCGTTCGCCGGCTGGGGCGGCCACCGCATACGCGCCTGGCTGAACGTGCCCGCCGGCGCCGAGGGCCCCCTGCCCACCGTCGTCCACTACCTGGGATACGGCGGCGGGCGCGGGCTGCCGCACGACCACCTGGTGTGGCCCGCCGCCGGATGGGCCACCCTGCTCGTGGACACCCGGGGGCAGGGCGCCGTCAACAACAACTCGCCGGGCTCCACCGCGGACCCGCACGGCGGCGGCAACCCGCAGTCGCCCGGCTTCATGACCCGGGGCATCCTCGACCCCGACGAGTACTACTACCGCCGGGTGTTCACCGACGCGGTGCGCGCCGTCGAGGTGGCCCGTACCCACCCGGCCGTCGACGCGGAGCGGATCGTCGTGCACGGCGGCAGTCAGGGCGGCGGCATCGCGCAGGCGGTGGCGGGGCTCAGCCCCCACGTCAGGGCTGCCCTCATCGACGTACCGTTCCTGACGCACTACCGGCGCGCCGTGGAGCTCACGGACCGGGACCCGTACCAGGAGATCGTCCGCTTCCTGTCCGCCCAGAACGGCTTCTCCGAGCAGGTGTTCCGGACCCTCTCGTACTTCGACGGCGTCAGCTTCGCCGCTCGTGCGACGGTGCCCGCGCTGTACTCGGTGGCCCTGATGGACGCCGTCTGCCCGCCGTCCACCGTCTTCGCCGCCTACAACCACTGGGCCGGCCCGAAGCAGATCGAGGTCTACCCCTGGAACGGTCACGAGGGCGGCGGCTCGCCCCACCGGGCCGTGCAGCTGCGCATGCTGCGGGACCTGGGCTGA
- a CDS encoding TIGR02611 family protein — protein MNAESDERDGVAAPADPAPATGDVAGDVTGDVTQDVSKEGPELGSRAPGFIKASRALHLSWQVGVFLVGLAVVVAGIIMLPLPGPGWLVIFGGMAIWATEFVWAQLVLRWTRRKVTEAAKRALDPRVRRRNIALTVIGLVIVAVLVGVYVWKFGIVMPWKIHE, from the coding sequence ATGAATGCGGAGAGTGACGAGCGGGACGGGGTCGCCGCACCGGCGGATCCGGCGCCCGCGACGGGGGACGTGGCGGGAGACGTGACGGGGGACGTCACGCAGGATGTATCGAAGGAGGGTCCGGAGCTCGGCTCCAGGGCGCCCGGGTTCATCAAGGCGTCCAGGGCGCTGCACCTGAGCTGGCAGGTCGGCGTGTTCCTGGTCGGCCTCGCCGTGGTGGTGGCGGGCATCATTATGCTGCCGCTGCCCGGCCCCGGCTGGCTGGTGATCTTCGGCGGCATGGCGATCTGGGCGACCGAGTTCGTCTGGGCCCAGCTGGTGCTGCGCTGGACGCGGCGGAAGGTCACGGAGGCCGCCAAGCGGGCCCTCGATCCCAGGGTCCGGCGGCGCAACATCGCGCTCACCGTGATCGGGCTGGTGATCGTCGCGGTGCTGGTGGGGGTCTATGTGTGGAAGTTCGGAATCGTCATGCCGTGGAAGATCCACGAGTGA
- a CDS encoding aminotransferase class IV, whose translation MRIWVNGELRDADDARVSVLDHGLTVGDGVFETVRTTGARPFALTRHLDRLARSARGLGLPAPDLDEVRRACAAVIDANPAVLGRLRITYTGGISPLGSDRGTAGPGLVVALGEVKRRPDTTAVITVPWTRNERGALTGLKTTSYAENVVALARAHESGATEALFANTVGQLCEGTGSNVFVVLDGQLHTPPVASGCLAGITRALAVEWTGAQETELPFDVLERAEEIFLTSTLRDIQAVHRVDGRELPAGPGPVTAKAMSVFGERAGDDLDP comes from the coding sequence ATGAGGATCTGGGTCAACGGCGAACTGCGCGACGCCGATGACGCACGGGTGTCCGTGCTCGACCACGGGCTCACCGTGGGCGACGGCGTCTTCGAGACGGTCAGGACGACCGGCGCCAGGCCCTTCGCGCTCACCCGGCACCTCGACCGGCTGGCCCGCTCCGCCCGCGGCCTCGGCCTGCCGGCGCCCGACCTGGACGAGGTGCGCCGGGCCTGCGCCGCCGTCATCGACGCCAACCCCGCCGTCCTCGGCCGGCTCCGGATCACGTACACCGGAGGCATCTCGCCGCTCGGCTCCGACCGGGGCACCGCCGGACCCGGTCTGGTCGTCGCGCTCGGGGAGGTGAAGCGCCGACCGGACACCACGGCGGTCATCACCGTCCCCTGGACGCGCAACGAACGCGGCGCGCTCACCGGGCTCAAGACCACCTCGTACGCCGAGAACGTCGTCGCGCTCGCCCGCGCCCACGAGAGTGGCGCCACAGAGGCGCTCTTCGCCAACACCGTCGGGCAGCTCTGCGAGGGCACCGGGTCCAACGTCTTCGTCGTGCTCGACGGGCAGTTGCACACCCCGCCGGTCGCCTCGGGCTGCCTGGCCGGGATCACCCGGGCCCTGGCGGTGGAGTGGACGGGGGCGCAGGAGACCGAACTGCCCTTCGACGTACTGGAGCGGGCCGAGGAGATCTTCCTCACCTCCACACTCCGCGACATCCAGGCGGTCCACCGGGTCGACGGCAGGGAACTGCCCGCCGGCCCCGGCCCGGTGACCGCCAAGGCCATGAGCGTCTTCGGCGAGCGGGCCGGCGACGACCTGGACCCGTAG
- a CDS encoding LacI family DNA-binding transcriptional regulator produces the protein MARVAGIKDVARQAGVSVGTVSNVINRPETVLPETRARVLAAIKDLGYVRSESARQLRAGRSRIMALLVLDMGNPFFVDVARGAERAARQAGLGVMVCNSGQSPAEEAEYLGLFAEQRVCGVLVTPADATGRNLESFSRHRIPYVLVDRVASGTGTCAVSVDDVRGGALAVGHLLSAGHRSVAYVSGPGDLHQIRDRRTGALSALAEAGLEPEALVEIPSDRLDVAAGRDAGARLLGLVPRPTAVFCANDLLALGVLQALYAAGVRVPQDIAIVGYDDIEFAAAAAVPLTSVRQPAVVMGRMAAELLLEEADDDGRHEHRSVVLQPELVVRASSSTPR, from the coding sequence GTGGCGCGTGTGGCAGGGATCAAGGACGTGGCCCGGCAGGCCGGGGTCTCCGTGGGCACGGTCTCCAATGTGATCAACCGGCCGGAGACCGTACTCCCCGAGACGCGGGCGCGGGTGCTGGCGGCCATCAAGGACCTCGGCTACGTCCGCAGCGAGTCCGCCCGTCAGCTCAGGGCGGGACGCAGCCGGATCATGGCCCTCCTCGTCCTGGACATGGGCAACCCCTTCTTCGTCGACGTCGCCCGAGGGGCCGAGCGCGCCGCCCGGCAGGCGGGCCTCGGCGTGATGGTCTGCAACAGCGGCCAGAGCCCCGCGGAAGAGGCCGAATACCTCGGACTCTTCGCGGAGCAGCGGGTCTGCGGCGTCCTGGTCACACCGGCCGACGCGACGGGCCGCAACCTCGAGTCCTTCAGCCGGCACCGGATTCCCTACGTCCTGGTGGACCGGGTCGCGTCCGGCACCGGGACCTGCGCGGTCTCCGTCGACGACGTGCGGGGCGGCGCCCTGGCCGTCGGGCATCTGCTCTCGGCCGGGCACCGCTCGGTGGCCTACGTCAGCGGACCGGGCGACCTGCACCAGATCAGGGACCGCCGCACCGGCGCGCTGTCCGCCCTGGCCGAGGCCGGGCTGGAGCCCGAGGCCCTGGTCGAGATCCCCTCCGACCGGCTCGACGTGGCAGCGGGACGCGACGCCGGAGCCCGGCTGCTCGGCCTGGTGCCGCGCCCCACCGCCGTGTTCTGCGCCAACGACCTGCTCGCCCTCGGTGTGCTGCAGGCCCTCTACGCGGCCGGGGTGCGGGTCCCGCAGGACATCGCCATCGTCGGATACGACGACATCGAGTTCGCCGCCGCCGCTGCCGTGCCGCTCACCTCGGTCCGCCAGCCCGCCGTCGTGATGGGCCGGATGGCCGCCGAACTCCTGTTGGAGGAGGCGGACGACGACGGCCGCCATGAGCACCGCAGCGTGGTGCTCCAGCCGGAACTCGTCGTACGCGCGTCGAGCTCCACCCCGCGCTGA
- a CDS encoding GNAT family N-acetyltransferase translates to MTTTLRPSGPIQQGADGAQDRAYDVCDNGRPVGAVEIAVEPRSAGGAGVLRSLRIDEPVRRRGRGTIAALAAEEVLRGWGCTQVRTSVDAGAVAAQRLTAALGYTERSRNMIKSLPTVPPALPDGLTARPMTPGEFARWEEGAVAGYAESLVTRGMPEEVALRVARASHAGHLPDGLETEGAQLHLLIHQGGTVGYVWVARFEMHPGVLVGYVFDVEVHEEFRGRGYGRALMLQAERIALAAGHGRLGLHVVTANVPAVRLYESLGYGPTQYNLAKQL, encoded by the coding sequence ATGACCACGACACTCCGGCCCTCCGGGCCGATACAGCAAGGCGCCGACGGCGCGCAGGACCGCGCGTACGACGTGTGCGACAACGGGCGCCCCGTCGGTGCCGTCGAGATCGCCGTCGAGCCGCGGTCGGCCGGCGGGGCGGGCGTCCTGCGCTCCCTGCGGATCGACGAACCCGTCCGCAGGCGCGGTCGCGGGACCATCGCCGCGCTGGCGGCCGAAGAGGTACTGCGCGGCTGGGGCTGCACCCAGGTGCGTACGTCGGTCGACGCCGGAGCCGTCGCGGCGCAGCGGCTGACCGCCGCACTCGGGTACACCGAGCGCAGCAGGAACATGATCAAGTCGCTGCCGACGGTTCCTCCGGCCCTGCCGGACGGGCTGACCGCACGCCCGATGACGCCCGGCGAGTTCGCCCGGTGGGAGGAAGGGGCCGTCGCGGGCTACGCGGAAAGCCTGGTCACCCGGGGAATGCCGGAGGAGGTCGCGCTGCGTGTCGCCCGCGCCTCCCACGCCGGGCATCTTCCGGACGGTCTGGAGACCGAGGGCGCCCAGCTGCACCTCCTGATCCACCAGGGCGGGACCGTGGGGTACGTCTGGGTGGCCCGGTTCGAGATGCACCCCGGAGTGCTCGTCGGCTACGTGTTCGACGTGGAGGTGCACGAGGAATTCCGGGGCAGGGGGTACGGGCGGGCGCTGATGCTCCAGGCGGAGCGGATCGCACTGGCGGCGGGGCACGGGCGACTGGGCCTGCACGTGGTCACGGCCAACGTCCCGGCGGTCCGGCTGTACGAGTCGCTGGGCTACGGGCCGACCCAGTACAACCTGGCCAAGCAGCTGTAG
- a CDS encoding SsgA family sporulation/cell division regulator, which produces MNTTVSCELHLRLVVSSESSLPVPAGLRYDTADPYAVHATFHTGAEETVEWVFARDLLAEGLHRPTGTGDVRVWPSRSHGQGVVCIALSSPEGEALLEAPARALESFLKRTDAAVPPGTEHRHFDLDTELSHILAES; this is translated from the coding sequence ATGAACACCACGGTCAGCTGCGAGCTGCACCTGCGCCTCGTTGTGTCGAGCGAGTCCTCACTGCCTGTACCCGCGGGCCTGCGGTATGACACGGCCGATCCGTATGCCGTGCACGCCACCTTCCACACCGGAGCGGAGGAAACGGTCGAGTGGGTTTTCGCCCGCGACCTCCTTGCCGAGGGGCTGCACAGGCCCACCGGCACCGGAGACGTCCGCGTCTGGCCATCCCGTAGTCACGGCCAGGGCGTCGTCTGTATCGCACTGAGCTCCCCAGAGGGCGAAGCCCTGCTGGAGGCCCCGGCACGGGCCCTGGAGTCGTTCCTGAAGAGGACCGACGCCGCGGTCCCGCCGGGTACCGAGCATCGTCACTTCGATCTCGATACGGAGCTCTCACACATCCTGGCGGAAAGCTGA
- a CDS encoding protein kinase: MAMMRLRREDPRVVGSFRLHRRLGAGGMGVVYLGSDRRGQRVALKVIRPDLAEDQEFRSRFAREVSAARRIRGGCTARLVAADLEAERPWFATQYVPGPSLHDKVAEEGPLSAAEVASIGAALSEGLVAVHEAGVVHRDLKPSNILLSPKGPRIIDFGIAWSTGASTLTHVGTAVGSPGFLAPEQVRGAAVTPATDVFSLGATLAYAAMADSPFGHGSSEVMLYRVVHEEPQLYDVHDALAPLVSACLAKDPEERPSTLQLSMRLKEIAAREAQGLHESRPPAQRSAQEADRPTGRLDGPYTEQQTRRAPGPAPASRPQNRQSAPARPSSPRTGGSRPERQPRSTTGSGKRSQGANGTKGRQGTRPGTRTTSTGRRPANPRLLRQRLVVFVVVTLLVALGIAAAQGCQGPARGLGAGQSQNPGQSQGLSEQ, translated from the coding sequence ATGGCGATGATGCGGCTCCGGCGCGAGGACCCGCGTGTCGTCGGTTCGTTCAGGCTGCACCGGCGGCTCGGGGCGGGCGGCATGGGTGTCGTCTACCTCGGTTCCGACCGGCGCGGCCAGCGGGTGGCGCTGAAGGTGATCCGCCCGGATCTGGCGGAGGACCAGGAGTTCCGCTCGCGGTTCGCCCGTGAGGTGTCCGCCGCCCGGCGGATCCGCGGCGGCTGTACGGCCCGGCTGGTGGCCGCCGATCTGGAGGCGGAGCGCCCGTGGTTCGCCACGCAGTACGTCCCGGGGCCCTCGCTGCACGACAAGGTGGCGGAGGAGGGCCCCCTGTCGGCCGCGGAGGTGGCCTCGATCGGGGCGGCGCTCTCCGAGGGGCTGGTGGCCGTGCACGAGGCGGGGGTCGTCCACCGTGACCTCAAGCCGTCGAACATCCTCCTCTCCCCCAAGGGCCCGCGGATCATCGACTTCGGGATCGCCTGGTCGACCGGCGCCTCCACCCTCACGCACGTCGGCACGGCGGTCGGATCGCCCGGCTTCCTCGCCCCGGAGCAGGTGCGGGGCGCGGCGGTGACTCCCGCGACGGACGTCTTCTCGCTCGGCGCCACGCTGGCGTACGCGGCGATGGCCGACTCACCGTTCGGGCACGGTAGTTCCGAGGTGATGCTCTACCGCGTGGTGCACGAGGAACCGCAGTTGTACGACGTGCACGACGCGCTCGCCCCGCTGGTGAGCGCCTGTCTGGCGAAGGACCCGGAGGAGCGGCCGAGCACGCTCCAACTCTCCATGCGGCTCAAGGAGATCGCCGCGCGGGAGGCGCAGGGTCTGCACGAGAGCCGGCCCCCGGCCCAGCGCTCCGCCCAGGAGGCGGACCGGCCGACCGGCCGGCTCGACGGCCCGTACACCGAGCAGCAGACCCGCCGCGCACCCGGCCCCGCCCCGGCTTCGCGCCCGCAAAACCGGCAGAGCGCGCCGGCGCGTCCCTCCTCGCCGCGCACCGGGGGTTCGCGCCCGGAGCGGCAGCCGCGCAGCACGACGGGTTCCGGCAAGCGGTCGCAGGGCGCGAACGGGACGAAGGGCAGGCAGGGCACCCGGCCGGGGACGCGTACGACCTCGACCGGACGGCGTCCGGCCAATCCCCGGCTGCTGCGGCAGCGGCTCGTGGTCTTCGTCGTGGTGACGCTGCTGGTGGCGCTGGGCATCGCGGCGGCCCAGGGCTGCCAGGGACCGGCGCGCGGCCTCGGAGCGGGCCAGAGCCAGAACCCGGGCCAGAGCCAGGGCCTGAGCGAGCAGTAG